The following proteins are encoded in a genomic region of Pyrus communis chromosome 11, drPyrComm1.1, whole genome shotgun sequence:
- the LOC137709313 gene encoding uncharacterized protein: MGKNEVIRLERESAIQVLKPKLIMTLANLIEESSDRAEFLKLCKRVEYTIRAWYLLQFEDLMQLYSLFDPVHGSQKLEQQKLSPQEVDVLEQNFLKYLFQVMEKSNFKIATNEEVEVAQSGQYLLNLPIVVDESKLDNKLLRKYFDTHPCPNIPDFADKYVIFRRGIGLDKTADYFIMEKVDIIIARCWKYLLRLTKMDKFFSKKKKAQRKKKNINLLDEEDLFVERIRLEKMELSIQNLLCKNTIQEPTFDRIIVVYRRASTEDNAERGIYVKHFKNIPMADMEIVLPEKKNPGLTPMDWLTFVGSAVVGLVAVVTSIEMPKIDVWVMFAIISTVIGYFAKTYFSYQQNLAQYQNLITQSMYEKQLDSGRGTLLHLCDDVIQQEVKEVIIAFYILMEQGKATALDLDKWCEELIKEQFNDDCNFDVDDAVQKLEKLGIVTRDTLGRYNCVGLKRANEIIGTTTEEVVLKAKQDFTANA, from the exons atgGGGAAGAATGAGGTGATTCGGTTAGAGCGTGAATCCGCCATTCAAGTTCTCAAGCCCAAACTCATCATGACCTTGGCTAACCTCATCG AGGAAAGTTCTGATCGTGCTGAGTTTCTCAAGCTCTGCAAGAGAGTCGAGTACACAATTCGGGCTTggtatcttcttcaatttgagGATTTGATG CAACTATACTCCCTGTTTGATCCTGTCCACGGGAGTCAGAAATTGGAGCAGCAGAAGCTTTCTCCTCAAGAAGTTGATGTACTTGAACAGAACTTCCTCAAGTACTTGTTTCAG GTGATGGAAAAGAGTAATTTCAAGATTGCAACTAACGAAGAAGTTGAGGTTGCACAGTCGGGGCAGTATCTTCTAAATCTTCCCATCGTTGTTGATGAATCTAAG CTTGACAATAAACTTTTGAGGAAATACTTTGACACGCATCCTTGCCCAAACATTCCAGATTTTGCTGATAAG TACGTCATCTTCCGACGCGGCATTGGGCTTGATAAGACGGCAGATTACTTTATCATGGAGAAAGtggacattatcattgcacgtTGCTGGAAATATCTTTTACGACTAACCAA gaTGGACAAGTTCTtttcgaaaaagaaaaaggcacagcgcaagaagaagaatattaaCCTCCTTGACGAAGAGGACTTGTTTGTTGAACGAATCCGTCTTGAAAAAATGGAACTGAG CATTCAAAATTTGCTGTGCAAGAACACAATCCAAGAGCCAACTTTTGATAGGATTATTGTTGTTTACAG GCGAGCAAGTACCGAAGATAATGCAGAGCGGGGAATATATGTTAAACATTTCAAAAACATTCCAATGGCTGATATGGAGATTGTTCTT CCTGAGAAGAAGAACCCGGGATTAACTCCAATGGATTGGCTCACGTTCGTTGGCTCTGCTGTAGTAGGGCTG GTTGCAGTTGTTACTTCGATCGAAATGCCTAAAATTGATGTTTGGGTCATGTTTGCGATTATTTCCACTGTGATTGGTTACTTTGCTAAGACATACTTCAG TTATCAGCAGAACTTGGCTCAGTATCAGAACTTGATAACACAGTCCATGTACGAAAAACAATTGGATAGCGGACGGGGTACTCTCCTTCACTTGTGCGATGATGTGATCCAACAGGAA GTGAAGGAGGTGATAATTGCTTTTTACATATTAATGGAACAAGGGAAAGCTACCGCACTA GATCTGGATAAGTGGTGTGAGGAACTGATCAAAGAACAGTTTAACGACGACTGTAATTTTGATGTGGACGATGCAGTTCAGAAGTTGGAGAAATTGGGAATTGTAACTCGG GATACCCTTGGACGATATAACTGCGTAGGGCTGAAACGTGCGAACGAGATCATTGGCACCACCACAGAGGAGGTTGTTCTTAAGGCAAAACAAGACTTCACGGCCAATGCTTGA
- the LOC137707690 gene encoding nodulation receptor kinase isoform X1 codes for MSASLAAIFGGAAGAVALVGISILLIWFCIFRNRSVSRTSETGSSDPSVQVGRHGGVELSMRETRRFQMEELSLATKNFSDKNLIGQGKFGEVYMGFLQDGMLVAIKKRPGTASQEFINEVHYLSAIQHRNIVTLLGYCQENNLQFLVYEYIHSGSVSSHLYGTGQHSREKLEFKNRLTIAQGAAKGLAHLHSLSPRLVHKDFKTANVLVDENFIAKVADAGIRNFLGRVDIAGSSSQVTADEMFLAPEVREFRRFSEKSDVYSFGVFLLELVSGREARDFASSDSTQNMVEWVQNIQEGSNVSCIIDERLGNSFTGEAMEGLIQLIMRCVEASSERRPGMSHVVMELDRIVEKEMSLTTIMGEGTSTVIPGSQLFKATK; via the exons ATGTCAGCGTCTCTTGCAGCAATATTTGGAGGTGCTGCAGGAGCCGTGGCTTTGGTGGGGATAAGTATCTTACTCATATGGTTCTGTATATTTCGCAATAGGAGTGTTTCAAGAACTTCTGAAACGGGTTCTTCTGATCCTTCTGTTCAAG TGGGAAGACATGGTGGGGTTGAGTTGTCAATGCGAGAAACAAGGCGTTTTCAGATGGAAGAACTGTCTCTGGCCACCAAAAATTTCAGTGACAAAAATTTGATTGGGCAAGGGAAATTTGGGGAGGTGTATATGGGATTTCTCCAGGATGGGATGCTCGTAGCCATCAAAAAGCGACCTGGAACAGCTAGTCAGGAATTTATCAATGAG GTACACTATCTCTCGGCTATTCAGCATCGGAATATTGTTACTCTTTTGGGTTACTGCCAAGAAAATAATCTACAGTTTCTTGTGTACGAGTACATTCATAGTGGAAGTGTTTCCAGTCACTTGTACG gcACTGGTCAGCATTCACGTGAAAAGCTAGAATTCAAGAATCGTCTAACAATAGCTCAAGGGGCCGCTAAAG GTTTGGCTCATCTTCACTCTCTGAGTCCCCGTCTGGTGCACAAGGATTTTAAGACAGCCAATGTTCTCGTAGATGAAAACTTCATAGCTAAGGTTGCAGATGCAGGAATTCGCAATTTCCTGGGAAGAGTTGATATTGCAGGCTCGTCTTCTCAAGTGACTGCTGATGAGATGTTCCTTGCTCCAGA GGTCAGAGAGTTCAGACGATTTTCAGAAAAAAGTGACGTATATAGTTTTGGTGTATTCCTTCTGGAGTTAGTGAGTGGGCGAGAGGCTAGAGATTTTGCATCTTCTGACTCAACCCAGAACATGGTTGAATGG GTGCAAAATATTCAAGAGGGCAGCAATGTATCGTGCATCATCGATGAGAGGTTGGGGAATAGCTTCACAGGAGAAGCTATGGAAGGGTTGATACAGTTGATAATGCGATGTGTGGAAGCTTCAAGTGAGAGGCGACCGGGCATGAGCCATGTGGTAATGGAGCTGGACCGGATAGTTGAGAAAGAGATGAGCTTGACAACAATCATGGGGGAAGGAACCTCTACGGTGATCCCGGGAAGTCAGTTATTTAaagcaacaaaataa
- the LOC137707690 gene encoding probable serine/threonine-protein kinase PBL28 isoform X2 yields the protein MRETRRFQMEELSLATKNFSDKNLIGQGKFGEVYMGFLQDGMLVAIKKRPGTASQEFINEVHYLSAIQHRNIVTLLGYCQENNLQFLVYEYIHSGSVSSHLYGTGQHSREKLEFKNRLTIAQGAAKGLAHLHSLSPRLVHKDFKTANVLVDENFIAKVADAGIRNFLGRVDIAGSSSQVTADEMFLAPEVREFRRFSEKSDVYSFGVFLLELVSGREARDFASSDSTQNMVEWVQNIQEGSNVSCIIDERLGNSFTGEAMEGLIQLIMRCVEASSERRPGMSHVVMELDRIVEKEMSLTTIMGEGTSTVIPGSQLFKATK from the exons ATGCGAGAAACAAGGCGTTTTCAGATGGAAGAACTGTCTCTGGCCACCAAAAATTTCAGTGACAAAAATTTGATTGGGCAAGGGAAATTTGGGGAGGTGTATATGGGATTTCTCCAGGATGGGATGCTCGTAGCCATCAAAAAGCGACCTGGAACAGCTAGTCAGGAATTTATCAATGAG GTACACTATCTCTCGGCTATTCAGCATCGGAATATTGTTACTCTTTTGGGTTACTGCCAAGAAAATAATCTACAGTTTCTTGTGTACGAGTACATTCATAGTGGAAGTGTTTCCAGTCACTTGTACG gcACTGGTCAGCATTCACGTGAAAAGCTAGAATTCAAGAATCGTCTAACAATAGCTCAAGGGGCCGCTAAAG GTTTGGCTCATCTTCACTCTCTGAGTCCCCGTCTGGTGCACAAGGATTTTAAGACAGCCAATGTTCTCGTAGATGAAAACTTCATAGCTAAGGTTGCAGATGCAGGAATTCGCAATTTCCTGGGAAGAGTTGATATTGCAGGCTCGTCTTCTCAAGTGACTGCTGATGAGATGTTCCTTGCTCCAGA GGTCAGAGAGTTCAGACGATTTTCAGAAAAAAGTGACGTATATAGTTTTGGTGTATTCCTTCTGGAGTTAGTGAGTGGGCGAGAGGCTAGAGATTTTGCATCTTCTGACTCAACCCAGAACATGGTTGAATGG GTGCAAAATATTCAAGAGGGCAGCAATGTATCGTGCATCATCGATGAGAGGTTGGGGAATAGCTTCACAGGAGAAGCTATGGAAGGGTTGATACAGTTGATAATGCGATGTGTGGAAGCTTCAAGTGAGAGGCGACCGGGCATGAGCCATGTGGTAATGGAGCTGGACCGGATAGTTGAGAAAGAGATGAGCTTGACAACAATCATGGGGGAAGGAACCTCTACGGTGATCCCGGGAAGTCAGTTATTTAaagcaacaaaataa